The window CGCGAACTGGACCCGGACACGGCCGCACACACCACCATGTACACGAGCTGCGAGCCCTGCGCCATGTGCGGCGGCGCCATCGTCCGCTCCGGTCTGGGCCGGGTCGTCCACGCGCTCTCCACGGATCAACTCGTGGAACTCAACCCGCAGTCGGGGGCCTGGCCGACTGTGGAACAGTTGGGCCCGGCCCTGTTCGTCGAGGCGCGCGCCCCGATCGACGCCTACTACCGGCCATGACCCACGCGACGGAGCCCCGCACCCCCCGGCGACCGGGTGGAGCGGGGCTCCTGCGTCGGTGGGCCGCCGCGTTGTGGCGGGTCGGGTCGGGGCGGGTGCGGTGCCGACGGGATTTGAACCCGCGGACAGATGGGGGCAGGTCCGCCCCGTCTCCGTCAGTCGTCGTGAGCGGGACCCCACCCACGACGATCGCAATGGGCCGCTCTGCCACGGCTCCACACCCTGCGGGACTGCGCGCGACCCCGCTGCGCTCAAGGTAGGGGCGTCGTCCGCCGGGGGCGAATCATTTTCGGGGTCGCCCGTCACGGGTCCGGTCGGTCCCACCCGACAGGCTCCTCCTGACCCGTTCGGACGCAATCCCGCGTCGTGCGCGGGCCGCCCGGCCCCCTGCCGTCAGAATCACCGGTCGGCGGGGCAAGTCCGGTACGCAAACAGGAGGCGGACGGCGTGGAGCTCACACGGCGCGATGTCATGAAGGGGGCCGCCGCCGGCGGGCTCCTGCTCGGGTTCCCCGGGCTCACCGTCCAGTACGAGGCCGTGGCCGCGCCCGCCTCCAGACCCCTGGCCGACGCCGTCGCCGATGCCTGCGCCCGCCTCGCCGGCCAGGGCTGGCGCACGCTCCTGCGCACCGTCACCCGTGGAATCCTCGACATCGGCGCCCCCGACCTGGCCGCCGAGCTCGCCAAGCCGGTGCCCGAACTCGACCGCTCCGTACCCGGCTTCGGCGACTTCGCCCCGACGCTCCCCGCCCGCGGCATCGAGCCCGGCA is drawn from Streptomyces sp. NBC_01232 and contains these coding sequences:
- a CDS encoding nucleoside deaminase, which encodes MITTVDEAFLRRAIAVAANAVALGDAPYGSLLAGPDGAILAEAHNTVRRDNDITAHPELKLARWAARELDPDTAAHTTMYTSCEPCAMCGGAIVRSGLGRVVHALSTDQLVELNPQSGAWPTVEQLGPALFVEARAPIDAYYRP